The following nucleotide sequence is from Vanrija pseudolonga chromosome 4, complete sequence.
TGTCCGTGGTGCCCCCGGTGTCGCTGCCGACATCTCGCACGTCAACACCGCCTCGGAGGTCAAGGGCTTCGAGAAGGACGAGTGAGTGGAACTGCAGTGCGGTGAAGCCAGGCtgtgtgggcgtggcgtgtggGCTGGGAATCGCTCTTTGTGTCGGCCGGCCGGAACGGTTGCCTATGACTGCGGACCGGACCGTTGCACGCGGCGTTCGGACCGTTACCGAGGCACGGTCGTCCAGCCCATCatccccagccccagccccagctcGCAGCCGGCTCTGGCACCCATGTGCTCGCGCTAACCCCCCGTCCAGCATCAAGGACGCCCTCACCGGTGCCgacgtcatcatcatccccGCTGGTGTCCCCCGCAAGCCCGGCATGACCCGTGACGACCTGTTCAACACCAACGCCTCGATCGTCCagaccctcgccgaggccgctgccacccACGCCCCCAAGGCTCTTATTGGCATCATCTCGAACCCCGTCAACTCGACCGTCCCCATCTTCGCCGAGACcttcaaggccaagggcgtcTACGACCCCAAGCGCATCTTCGGTGTCACCACCCTCGACGTTGTCCGTGCCTCGCGCTTCCTCGGCGAGATCAAGAACGCCGACCCCAAGGACATTGAGGTCACCGTTGTCGGTGGCCACTCGGGTGTCACCATCATCCCCCTCCTCTCGCAGACCCCCCTCGGCAAGGAcgtcaagggcgaggagtACAAGAAGATTGTCCACCGCATCCAGTtcggcggtgacgaggttgtccaggccaaggccggcacCGGCTCGGCTACCCTCTCGATGGGCTACGCCGGTGCCCGCTTCGCCAACTcgctcctccgcgccctcAACGGCGAGAAGGGCGTTGTTGAGCCCACCTTTGTCGACTCGCCCCTCTTCAAGGACCAGGGTGTCTCGCACTTCTCGTCcaacgtcgagctcggccccaaCGGTGTCGAGAAGATCCACGAGCTTGGCGCTCtctcggccgaggaggaggagctcctcAAGGCTGCTCTCCCCGAGCTCCAGAAGAACATCAAGAAGGGTGTTGACTTTGTCGCTTCCAAGTAAGCTAGATGTTAGGAGCTAGGTGCAGGATGCATGAAGTAGAAgtgcgcgaggcgagcaccacgagcgccgcgagtgGTGCGAGGGCCGTGGGGTGTGGTACTGATAACATTGCGCGGGTCGTGACTGTGACCAGAGCGTCCAGCGTCCTAGGCGAGAGCGTCCTGGGTCAGCTGGCTATGCTACCGTTCCGCTGCCTTCCTCTTCTACACGATGTCCAATACCAGCCCGTAAGTAGACAGCACAGTTCCAGCCAGGCGCGTTTCACCGACAGCCTCGGCAGGCCGCCCCGCGCGTGTCCGCAGCCCCAGGCCTGTCCTTCTCCCGCCGCCACAGATGCATCATTCTCGCAGTCTACAGCTTGACTCGGGCGACAATCTTCCACTCGGGCGCAGTCCCATTGATATccacgacgacagcgtcctcgacgaccacctcgcggGGGAACTCGAGCTGCTTCTCGGCCTCAGCGACGAGCTCTAGCCGGCGCTCGTGCGAGAGGTCGCCATAAAGCAGCGAGAGGTGCGGGTAAAACACGGCCGGGCGCTCGTCGAACGCGTCCTCCACCGCCGTGCGGAGCTGGCGCAAGGCGACGCTCTTGTCTCCGCTCTCGTCAACGGGCGTGAGCACCGACTGGAAGTACTTCTCCCCCGCGACGGGCTTGTCGAGGGTGAGCTTGATCGGGCCGgttgcgccgcgcgccttgtTGAACTGCGCaacggcggcctcgagcgtgcTGGTGATGGCCTGCGGTGGGGAGGTCGACTCCTTGCCTAGCGGATGCAGGAGGGTGATGTGCGGGTGGAATGTGGGTGCCGACGCCTCTTGCgacgcgagcgtgtcgatcAGCGACTGCAGCCGCGTCACCTCGTCCGCTGTCGGGACGAGCCAGAGGCAGTGGCCTGGGATAAAGTCAGGCATGGCGGTGGGCTACTGAGCACAGCGTACCTTCGAGTGCTTTGCCCattgttgctgctggtgtgGTTGCACGCGGTGTCGGCGACTGCGAGCTCGATGAAGGTTGCTCTGGTTGGACAGTGTGCAATGACGACATGAAGACGATTCGGTGGAGGCCGAGTTGCAAGTTGACAAGTTCATCTCACTCAGCCATCATCAACAACCAGCCTactcacgccgcccgcccacaaTGCCCACACCACTCCCACCAGACCTGGTAGAAGCGCTCaccgcgcacctcggcgccgtgccgagctcggccaaCCCGCTCGACGTGCTGGCCGCGCACctgccctcgctgccgcctgcgctcgcggcgcaggtcGGCGCCCACACGACAGCGAAGGAACGCACGCGCATCCCAGCAATCAAGGCGCGGCGGGTGCTCTACGGCACTGGGTCCGCCccatcttcctcctcttcctcctccggCCCAAATGCCAGGCTATACGCAcccggcgtcgctgccgtgTCCACCCCGCCTCCCGACCTAAcagccgagcgcggccgccagcGCTGGCCCTTACTGTGGGaacggctcggcggcgaccccCGCCCGGCGGAGAGCACGACCGCCCAGGCTGACGAGGAACGCTGGGCCGGCGAGAGCTTCATGCCTGGCTCTGACGCGttcgtcggccgcctcggccgcgtgctccgcgaggacgaggaggtgcgcgagtgggaggcgacgcgggcggcgcgcgcggcggaacGGCGGCTGGAcgagcagggcgaggagtttgacgacagcgacgacgacgaggatgacgttGAAGGTGGAGCccagggcagcggcgccgctggggcGCGGacgaacggcggcgggctgccGCATCTGCCGTATACGGGCACCGGGGCGGCCGACCAagcggccgtcgagcgcgagttCGAGAAACGGCTGCTCGAGCTCTTCATCGACGGGTTAGATGTAAGTGTGGCCGGcagcctgctcgctcgcgctgacgcgctcgctaAAGACACTCGACTACACCCCCATCGACttctcgcccgccgacgacccgatCGCTGCGCGCGATGCCGAAGACCGGTggtttgacgacgaggcgccgagcgggggTGGTGTCGGTAATGGGGCGAGTCGGGATCGGGCGCTGGAGAATGGCGAGGGGGAGTATGATTACTAGGCCGGCGGGCCTCgaacgcgagcgcagcgagcgggcgaggcgggggagcgGGGGATGTATCTTGATAGACACCTGCCTGCTGTTCGCGTGCTCCCACTCGTGGCCATCATATCTTTCGCACCACGGCCCATCTCGAGCCACTTTGCCTCGGCCCCACACTACGCAGGTACAAAATAACATCCAGACTGATACACTCGAGTACAGAGGGCTGCAGCACAGCGCGCCCACTCAGGCCGGGCAGCGCCGCCTAGTACGgcaccacgccgtcgaggtacAAGATCTTGCCATTACTCGCCTCGGTGACGCCCACAATAGGAATATCGCCCGGCTGGAGCACCCAagcgccctcctcgccctcgaccttgaccttGACGTCGGGGTTGAGCGTCGCCGTCTCCTCAGAGGGCAGGGGCAGGTCGCCGGGCACAATGTGCGCGGACAAAAACTGCTCGACGTTGGCCTTggagtcggcgtcgtcggtcgagCCCGACGGGTTCTGGTGCGGCTTGCGCGGGAGCGCGAAGATTGCCTTGTCGATGGGGACGAGGACGGTCGTTTTGCCCTTGTTACTGAGGCGGGATGTCTGCGGGGGTGGGTCAGTCGTGTTCgtcggcggaggcggcgtcggcgacggcgacggctAGGCATCactcgccaagctcgtcgcctgCGGCGACTCGCAACTCACCACACTCGAAACATCCCGCGCATAGTCCCACCACACGCTCGCCTTGCGCTCGAGCGTCAACGCATCCGCGAGCGATatgcccggcgcggcggtgccgacaTCAATCGGCTGGATGACGAACTGGgacgggtcgtcggcgggcgccggcgacacCTGCACCGCGTCGGGGAGGCGCACGGGCCtgaaggctgctgctgctgatgcgAACAgtacgagggcgagggctgtCCTgcgcatggtggtggtggggatggGGTTGATGGTGTGATGGGTCGTTGCGAGGCGGCTTTGACGCTGTCGCTGACTGTTTTGCCGCCCGCGTGCACGACGCAAGGCAAGGTTTGACGATGCCGCCGTTTATGCGGCCCGCCCACCCAGTTGGTAGTGAGATGGGCCAAGGCTCACTCAAATGAGGTCATGGTCATGGCCGAATGGTGCATGCGGTGgtgtgcttgcttgctcgtTGACAGATATATCTATAAGCACGTCGCATGCATTCAAGTAGACAGcaccctcccctccccaaGAGCAACCCCAGcacccccaaccccaccccctACCATGCCCAAACTCCTCatcttcggcggcggcggcgtcatcgCCAGGAagctcgccacgctcgccgtgccAAAGTACACCGTCGTCAGCGTGATCCGCAACGACGGGCAGTGAgtagcgcggcgccggcgcgaggtcAATTATGcacgctgacaccccagcgccgccgtcctcaccgcgctcggcgccacgccgctcATCCTCTCGCTCGAGCACGCGTCCGTGGCGGAAATCGCCGACGTCCTGACGGCCGAGAAGCCCGACGTTGTCGTCTTCtccgccggcgcgagcggcggcgcagaccGCACCCGCGCAGTCGACTACGAGGGGGCCGTCAAGGtgtacgacgcgctcgaggcgagcggcgtgcgccgcttcctgctcgtgtcggcgtgggacgcgcgcgaccgctccaagcccgcgccggcgtacTACACCGAGGAAGGACTCATCGCGAGCGACCGCGCGTGGAACTTCCTCCCCGACTACTACCCCGCCAAGCGGGACGCCGAGATCGCGCTGCACAAGTACAAGAACATCGACTACACCGTGCTCCGCCCCGTGCTGTtcaccgacgcgccggtgACGGGCGCCACGCTCGGCCAGGCGCAGGGCGGCAAGGTCAGCAAGGACCTCGTTGCCGAGGCGCTGTTCGCGCTCGTGCAGAGGCCTGACACGGCCGGCCTTACGCTTGACCTCGCTGACGGCACGGAGAGCCTCGCGAGCGAAGTTGACCGCGTGGTCGAGCAGAGGATCGACGT
It contains:
- the MDH1_0 gene encoding Malate dehydrogenase, mitochondrial, coding for MFARRSTQLVRGFATSARAPYHVAVLGAAGGIGQPLSLLLKQNPLVTKLSLYDVRGAPGVAADISHVNTASEVKGFEKDDIKDALTGADVIIIPAGVPRKPGMTRDDLFNTNASIVQTLAEAAATHAPKALIGIISNPVNSTVPIFAETFKAKGVYDPKRIFGVTTLDVVRASRFLGEIKNADPKDIEVTVVGGHSGVTIIPLLSQTPLGKDVKGEEYKKIVHRIQFGGDEVVQAKAGTGSATLSMGYAGARFANSLLRALNGEKGVVEPTFVDSPLFKDQGVSHFSSNVELGPNGVEKIHELGALSAEEEELLKAALPELQKNIKKGVDFVASK
- the B5K2.060 gene encoding FAS1 domain-containing protein, coding for MRRTALALVLFASAAAAFRPVRLPDAVQVSPAPADDPSQFVIQPIDVGTAAPGISLADALTLERKASVWWDYARDVSSVTSRLSNKGKTTVLVPIDKAIFALPRKPHQNPSGSTDDADSKANVEQFLSAHIVPGDLPLPSEETATLNPDVKVKVEGEEGAWVLQPGDIPIVGVTEASNGKILYLDGVVPY